A stretch of the Ctenopharyngodon idella isolate HZGC_01 chromosome 14, HZGC01, whole genome shotgun sequence genome encodes the following:
- the LOC127494556 gene encoding rab11 family-interacting protein 1 isoform X1: MPLISLDDDDQRWVPTHVNVTVLRARGLRTKGKQGSRYVYTIIQVGKEKYTTGLVEKAEEPQWNEECSFELPPGLLEAGGTSAYPPGSSNLVLTVMHRVLIGLDVFLGQIIVPLDKVFQEGMCPRNEWLKLHSKAGRKEKERGELQVNIQFTRNNMTASMYDLTITDKPRSAFGKLKDRVTGRKRGDVESSSAILPGRYAALSGSVGPPFAGDGGPDEPGEEEVVDEHRSKVKDFFLKGKLRKNSDTRSCSSLASDSSMASSAGEPFVPVELSRTPVYSSRVLEPFRMDTEGGIKVMTHKRAHSDEASKITGVPHLSPAVENLKGQNTALSKSTLCINGSHIYSSEPVSPKSPSTNPAKRSLLEKCAPLSRSLQNLTRRGEDSQKSDGRRWSIEKSKKEDGEMDGAQSQTQGAATPEGKTVQAAGPVEVVDKGKKLRKTLFSSGRSDSLPAKPEQSQVSAPLEGRRRGWFGSGDSQNKPRLGVSPKVESSSDTPCQIPCSPSQPPCSLPLSCTTGSVSPPSGNHTNPFTHSSPTPPSISPSNPFLTRLQQNPFFEDLIAEEALKSPTAGYCSLNSSLYHYPVGSGPLRNGMPNKMSAIKRDRPRSMSRQRSLPTIMPETPEANSNNNPNHSLSERAGEWDDFEEFATSRLKSPNGTPTRPPSAPFLSQVPNTNQMMFVNDKAIGLRVDEVDMGISKPWDLPPLPPRRPMRTQVITTDSWLDRAQELAVQKEACFLSQTDFASLQHVRDGDLKRNSQVLCSDKELHHISSVGHYKMEAELHSGIKLNQFMAGEATGQDFPTNNSADASPNGFGEDALGSSECENTVPETLCFPSDWETTVAESLCSSPQAQPKHDSELSCEVKVSNEQQQKTKTNDMGLLTLSPRDSNNNTDITSEFAFIDSESSPSELQPPFEMNKEDKASKDCSHLHSGNDSLLPRCSPGLPEDILCRMTSELEMFSPKNTHNDIASHLSNSQNHNHCSSPFERSCEGLEGQNVNPCEHQNTASTFNCDSHDVADVLLREEITVITQTCSSNDNTVTTQIKPEMVKDSSVLLTTHDDEELNVRLTDGNLNSEVCFSKNSEVKGSCSTLDEQISFEDLHARVAPRNSRSPFSTEVRSARIRPRSTTSSPKTVFGASSLPGSHNPASDLILHDFSPSPTPLAGTNSCLRLDPSYLANPPNEMPSMGSTCSSTAQSHVDAPLSLSPEETQPANVLLPHEESSPHPVKPLTNTVVQGEKKPESRSVLEKLKSTINPGKSAPPTTAEDETNQLTLMEARAQYQNMTNMELISLLLQQEMDVKKQRAETEVQVALLEKREAELKKMRVQVRDLEDYIDKLLVRIMEQTPTLLQVRARPK; this comes from the exons ATGCCTCTTATAAGCCTGGACGACGATGATCAGAGATGGGTCCCGACGCATGTCAACGTGACCGTCCTTCGCGCAAGGGGTCTGCGGACGAAGGGCAAGCAAGGCAGCCGCTATGTTTACACTATCATCCAGGTCGGCAAGGAGAAGTACACCACCGGCCTGGTGGAGAAGGCTGAGGAGCCGCAGTGGAACGAGGAGTGCTCGTTTGAGCTGCCGCCCGGGCTCCTGGAGGCGGGTGGGACGAGCGCGTACCCGCCCGGGAGCAGCAACCTGGTGCTCACCGTGATGCATAGAGTTCTGATCGGGTTGGACGTGTTTCTCGGTCAAATTATTGTCCCACTCGACAAAGTTTTCCAGGAAGGAATGTGTCCTAGAAATGA GTGGCTCAAGCTGCACTCCAAGGCTGGTCGAAAGGAGAAGGAGCGGGGAGAGCTGCAGGTCAACATCCAGTTCACCCGCAACAACATGACCGCTAGTATGTATGATTTGACCATAACGGACAAGCCTCGTTCTGCATTTGGGAAACTGAAGGACCGCGTCACAGGAAGAAAGCGGGGAGACGTGGAGTCCTCCTCTGCCATTTTGCCTGGCCGCTATGCCGCCCTATCAGGGTCTGTAGGTCCTCCGTTTGCCGGAGATGGTGGACCCGATGAGCCAGGCGAGGAAGAGGTGGTCGATGAACACCGGAGCAAGGTGAAAGACTTCTTCCTTAAAGGGAAACTACGCAAGAATTCAGACACACGGTCCTGTTCATCATTGGCTTCGGACAGTAGCATGGCATCGTCTGCTGGGGAACCATTCGTCCCAGTAGAGCTGTCCAGAACGCCTGTCTACAGCAGCAGAGTGTTggagcccttccgaatggacACTGAAGGAGGGATCAAAG TGATGACCCATAAGCGTGCACACAGCGACGAAGCCAGTAAGATCACAGGTGTTCCTCATCTTAGCCCTGCCGTGGAAAACCTAAAAGGTCAGAACACGGCGCTCTCCAAATCAACCCTCTGCATCAACGGTAGCCATATCTACTCATCCGAGCCTGTCAGCCCCAAGAGTCCAAGCACTAACCCGGCCAAGCGCTCCCTGCTGGAGAAATGCGCACCCCTTTCTCGCTCTCTCCAGAACCTGACCCGACGTGGCGAGGACTCACAGAAGAGCGATGGTAGACGCTGGTCCATTGAAAAGAGCAAGAAGGAGGATGGGGAGATGGATGGAGCTCAAAGTCAGACCCAAGGGGCTGCCACTCCAGAGGGAAAGACAGTGCAGGCCGCTGGACCTGTGGAAGTGGTGGATAAAGGGAAAAAGCTGAGGAAAACTCTTTTTTCTAGTGGGAGGAGTGACTCTCTCCCAGCCAAGCCGGAGCAGAGCCAGGTTTCTGCTCCGCTTGAGGGCAGACGCAGAGGATGGTTTGGCTCAGGTGACTCACAGAACAAGCCAAG GCTGGGAGTCTCTCCTAAGGTAGAGAGCAGCTCAGACACCCCCTGTCAGATCCCTTGCTCACCCAGTCAGCCCCCATGCTCTCTTCCACTCAGTTGCACTACTGGCTCGGTGTCTCCCCCTAGTGGCAATCACACCAACCCATTCACCCACTCTTCCCCAACACCCCCTTCCATCTCTCCCTCCAACCCGTTCCTCACACGACTACAGCAAAATCCTTTTTTTGAGGATCTTATAGCTGAGGAAGCACTGAAGTCTCCAACTGCTGGTTACTGTTCTCTCAATTCCAGTCTTTATCATTATCCAGTCGGATCCGGTCCCCTCCGTAATGGAATGCCGAACAAAATGTCCGCAATAAAGCGGGATAGACCCAGGAGTATGTCCAGGCAGAGGTCTCTTCCGACCATTATGCCTGAGACCCCAGAAGCAAACTCAAATAATAATCCGAACCACTCTCTGTCTGAGAGGGCTGGGGAATGGGATGATTTTGAGGAATTTGCCACCAGCCGTCTCAAATCGCCAAATGGGACTCCAACTAGACCTCCGTCAGCACCGTTTCTTTCACAGGTACCAAATACAAACCAGATGATGTTTGTAAATGATAAAGCAATTGGTTTAAGAGTTGATGAAGTTGATATGGGTATTTCAAAGCCATGGGATCTGCCTCCTCTACCACCACGTAGACCCATGAGGACCCAAGTGATCACCACGGACAGCTGGTTGGATAGAGCCCAGGAGCTGGCTGTGCAGAAAGAGGCCTGCTTTCTCTCCCAGACTGATTTTGCCTCCCTTCAGCATGTGAGAGACGGAGACTTGAAGAGGAACTCTCAAGTTTTATGTTCAGATAAAGagttgcatcacatttcttcagtAGGGCATTACAAGATGGAAGCAGAGTTGCACAGTGGTATCAAACTGAACCAGTTCATGGCTGGGGAAGCAACAGGGCAAGATTTCCCTACAAACAACAGTGCTGACGCTTCTCCAAATGGTTTTGGTGAAGATGCACTTGGAAGCTCTGAATGCGAGAACACGGTACCTGAAACGCTGTGTTTTCCGTCTGATTGGGAAACCACAGTGGCCGAATCACTTTGCAGTTCACCTCAGGCCCAACCCAAACACGATTCAGAATTGTCCTGTGAAGTAAAGGTCTCGAATGAGCAACAACAAAAGACTAAAACCAATGACATGGGTTTGTTGACCCTCTCCCctagagattcaaacaataatacAGATATTACTTCAGAGTTTGCTTTCATTGATTCTGAAAGTTCACCGTCGGAGTTGCAACCACCTTTTGAAATGAATAAAGAAGATAAAGCATCCAAAGATTGTTCACATTTGCACTCTGGGAACGATTCCTTACTTCCCAGGTGCTCACCAGGCTTACCTGAGGATATATTGTGCAGAATGACATCAGAGTTGGAGATGTTTTCACCAAAGAACACCCATAATGATATCGCATCACATTTGTCTAACTCACAAAACCATAACCATTGCTCATCACCTTTTGAGAGATCTTGTGAAGGACTGGAAGGACAAAATGTCAACCCTTGTGAAcaccaaaacactgcttcaacgTTTAACTGTGACTCTCACGACGTGGCTGACGTTCTCCTCAGAGAAGAAATCACTGTGATCACTCAAACATGCTCAAGCAATGACAACACTGTGACAACTCAAATCAAACCAGAGATGGTGAAAGACAGTTCTGTCTTGCTCACTACGCATGATGATGAGGAGCTTAATGTTCGTTTAACAGACGGTAACCTAAACTCTGAAGTCTGCTTCTCAAAGAACAGTGAGGTCAAGGGATCTTGTTCGACACTGGATGAACAAATCAGCTTTGAGGACTTGCATGCTAGAGTAGCTCCAAGAAACTCCAGAAGCCCCTTTTCAACAGAAGTCAGATCAGCCCGCATCAGACCACGCTCAACCACAAGCTCACCCAAAACTGTTTTCGGTGCCAGCTCGCTCCCAGGCTCTCATAACCCTGCATCAGACCTCATTTTGCATGATTTTTCCCCTTCACCCACCCCATTAGCTGGTACTAATTCCTGTCTCCGCCTTGACCCTTCCTATCTGGCAAATCCCCCAAACGAGATGCCCAGCATGGGTTCCACATGCTCCTCCACAGCCCAGTCCCACGTTGATGCACCGCTCTCCCTCTCACCTGAGGAGACACAGCCAGCAAACGTCCTCCTGCCCCATGAGGAGAGCAG CCCTCACCCAGTGAAGCCCTTGACCAACACGGTTGTGCAGGGAGAGAAGAAACCTGAAAGCCGCTCAGTTCTGGAAAAACTCAAGTCCACCATCAACCCTGGAAAATCTGCGCCACCAACCACTGCTGAGGATGAGACAAACCAG TTGACTCTGATGGAGGCCCGGGCTCAGTATCAGAACATGACCAACATGGAGCTGATATCTCTGCTGCTTCAGCAGGAAATGGACGTCAAGAAGCAGCGAGCTGAAACCGAGGTGCAGGTGGCGTTATTGGAGAAACGTGAGGCCGAACTGAAGAAGATGAGGGTTCAGGTCAGAGACCTGGAGGACTACATTGACAAACTGCTGGTGCGCATCATGGAACAGACGCCCACCTTGCTGCAGGTACGCGCAAGACCGAAATGA
- the LOC127494556 gene encoding rab11 family-interacting protein 5 isoform X2 encodes MPLISLDDDDQRWVPTHVNVTVLRARGLRTKGKQGSRYVYTIIQVGKEKYTTGLVEKAEEPQWNEECSFELPPGLLEAGGTSAYPPGSSNLVLTVMHRVLIGLDVFLGQIIVPLDKVFQEGMCPRNEWLKLHSKAGRKEKERGELQVNIQFTRNNMTASMYDLTITDKPRSAFGKLKDRVTGRKRGDVESSSAILPGRYAALSGSVGPPFAGDGGPDEPGEEEVVDEHRSKVKDFFLKGKLRKNSDTRSCSSLASDSSMASSAGEPFVPVELSRTPVYSSRVLEPFRMDTEGGIKVMTHKRAHSDEASKITGVPHLSPAVENLKGQNTALSKSTLCINGSHIYSSEPVSPKSPSTNPAKRSLLEKCAPLSRSLQNLTRRGEDSQKSDGRRWSIEKSKKEDGEMDGAQSQTQGAATPEGKTVQAAGPVEVVDKGKKLRKTLFSSGRSDSLPAKPEQSQVSAPLEGRRRGWFGSGDSQNKPSPHPVKPLTNTVVQGEKKPESRSVLEKLKSTINPGKSAPPTTAEDETNQLTLMEARAQYQNMTNMELISLLLQQEMDVKKQRAETEVQVALLEKREAELKKMRVQVRDLEDYIDKLLVRIMEQTPTLLQVRARPK; translated from the exons ATGCCTCTTATAAGCCTGGACGACGATGATCAGAGATGGGTCCCGACGCATGTCAACGTGACCGTCCTTCGCGCAAGGGGTCTGCGGACGAAGGGCAAGCAAGGCAGCCGCTATGTTTACACTATCATCCAGGTCGGCAAGGAGAAGTACACCACCGGCCTGGTGGAGAAGGCTGAGGAGCCGCAGTGGAACGAGGAGTGCTCGTTTGAGCTGCCGCCCGGGCTCCTGGAGGCGGGTGGGACGAGCGCGTACCCGCCCGGGAGCAGCAACCTGGTGCTCACCGTGATGCATAGAGTTCTGATCGGGTTGGACGTGTTTCTCGGTCAAATTATTGTCCCACTCGACAAAGTTTTCCAGGAAGGAATGTGTCCTAGAAATGA GTGGCTCAAGCTGCACTCCAAGGCTGGTCGAAAGGAGAAGGAGCGGGGAGAGCTGCAGGTCAACATCCAGTTCACCCGCAACAACATGACCGCTAGTATGTATGATTTGACCATAACGGACAAGCCTCGTTCTGCATTTGGGAAACTGAAGGACCGCGTCACAGGAAGAAAGCGGGGAGACGTGGAGTCCTCCTCTGCCATTTTGCCTGGCCGCTATGCCGCCCTATCAGGGTCTGTAGGTCCTCCGTTTGCCGGAGATGGTGGACCCGATGAGCCAGGCGAGGAAGAGGTGGTCGATGAACACCGGAGCAAGGTGAAAGACTTCTTCCTTAAAGGGAAACTACGCAAGAATTCAGACACACGGTCCTGTTCATCATTGGCTTCGGACAGTAGCATGGCATCGTCTGCTGGGGAACCATTCGTCCCAGTAGAGCTGTCCAGAACGCCTGTCTACAGCAGCAGAGTGTTggagcccttccgaatggacACTGAAGGAGGGATCAAAG TGATGACCCATAAGCGTGCACACAGCGACGAAGCCAGTAAGATCACAGGTGTTCCTCATCTTAGCCCTGCCGTGGAAAACCTAAAAGGTCAGAACACGGCGCTCTCCAAATCAACCCTCTGCATCAACGGTAGCCATATCTACTCATCCGAGCCTGTCAGCCCCAAGAGTCCAAGCACTAACCCGGCCAAGCGCTCCCTGCTGGAGAAATGCGCACCCCTTTCTCGCTCTCTCCAGAACCTGACCCGACGTGGCGAGGACTCACAGAAGAGCGATGGTAGACGCTGGTCCATTGAAAAGAGCAAGAAGGAGGATGGGGAGATGGATGGAGCTCAAAGTCAGACCCAAGGGGCTGCCACTCCAGAGGGAAAGACAGTGCAGGCCGCTGGACCTGTGGAAGTGGTGGATAAAGGGAAAAAGCTGAGGAAAACTCTTTTTTCTAGTGGGAGGAGTGACTCTCTCCCAGCCAAGCCGGAGCAGAGCCAGGTTTCTGCTCCGCTTGAGGGCAGACGCAGAGGATGGTTTGGCTCAGGTGACTCACAGAACAAGCCAAG CCCTCACCCAGTGAAGCCCTTGACCAACACGGTTGTGCAGGGAGAGAAGAAACCTGAAAGCCGCTCAGTTCTGGAAAAACTCAAGTCCACCATCAACCCTGGAAAATCTGCGCCACCAACCACTGCTGAGGATGAGACAAACCAG TTGACTCTGATGGAGGCCCGGGCTCAGTATCAGAACATGACCAACATGGAGCTGATATCTCTGCTGCTTCAGCAGGAAATGGACGTCAAGAAGCAGCGAGCTGAAACCGAGGTGCAGGTGGCGTTATTGGAGAAACGTGAGGCCGAACTGAAGAAGATGAGGGTTCAGGTCAGAGACCTGGAGGACTACATTGACAAACTGCTGGTGCGCATCATGGAACAGACGCCCACCTTGCTGCAGGTACGCGCAAGACCGAAATGA
- the sfxn5b gene encoding sideroflexin-5b isoform X1 yields the protein MAESASCPVFQLGKPRYEQSTFLGRLRHFIDIIDPSTLFVTECRLKECIKLLDDFKQGNLPSEITDHQLWEAQKVKQAIIHPDTGEKIFMPFRMSGYVPFGTPIVVGLLLPNQTLASTVFWQWLNQSHNACVNYANRNATKPTPTSKFIQGYLGAVTSAVSIAVGLNVLIQKSSKFNPATRMLIQRFIPFPAVASANICNVALMRHNELSEGIDVLDSNGNVVGSSRIAAKHALIETALTRVALPLPIFVLPPIIMAFLEKLPLMQAHRRMMLPVHSLVCLAVFGLSLPLAISLFPQMSEIEASHLEPEIAMATDCKVLTYNKGL from the exons ATGGCGGAATCTGCGTCTTGTCCGGTGTTTCAGCTGGGAAAACCGCGTTACGAGCAG AGCACATTTCTTGGCAGGTTGAGACATTTTATTGACATCATTGATCCTTCCACTTTGTTTGTGACAGAG TGTCGTCTAAAAGAATGTATCAAACTCCTGGATGATTTCAAGCAAGGGAATCTTCCTTCAGAAATAACAGATCACCAG CTCTGGGAGGCTCAGAAGGTGAAGCAG GCCATCATTCACCCCGACACCGGTGaaaaaatcttcatgccttTCCGCATGTCAG GCTATGTGCCATTTGGAACACCAATC GTTGTTGGTCTTCTCCTTCCAAACCAGACTTTGGCCTCTACAGTGTTCTGGCAG TGGCTCAACCAGAGTCACAATGCCTGCGTGAACTACGCCAACCGCAATGCCACAAAG CCAACACCAACCTCAAAGTTTATTCAGGGATACCTGGGAGCCGTCACCAGTGCTGTTTCAATTGCA GTGGGTCTGAATGTACTTATCCAGAAATCCAGCAAATTTAACCCCGCCACCAGAATGTTGATACAGAGGTTTATCCCCTTCCCTGCTGTAG CCAGCGCGAACATCTGTAACGTGGCTCTAATGAGACACAATGAGCTGTCTGAGGGAATAGATGTGTTGGACAGCAACGGGAATGTAGTGGGATCCTCACGGATAGCTGCCAAACAT GCACTGATAGAGACGGCACTGACACGTGTAGCTCTACCGCTGCCAATCTTTGTCCTTCCACCAATCATAATGGCCTTCTTGGAAAA GCTTCCTCTGATGCAGGCCCATCGCAGGATGATGCTGCCTGTGCACAGTTTAGTGTGTCTGGCCGTCTTTGGTCTGTCCTTGCCACTTGCTATCAGCCTCTTCCCACAGATGTCAGAG ATAGAGGCATCTCACCTTGAGCCGGaaattgccatggcaacagatTGCAAGGTGCTGACTTACAACAAGGGACTgtga
- the sfxn5b gene encoding sideroflexin-5b isoform X2 → MPFRMSGYVPFGTPIVVGLLLPNQTLASTVFWQWLNQSHNACVNYANRNATKPTPTSKFIQGYLGAVTSAVSIAVGLNVLIQKSSKFNPATRMLIQRFIPFPAVASANICNVALMRHNELSEGIDVLDSNGNVVGSSRIAAKHALIETALTRVALPLPIFVLPPIIMAFLEKLPLMQAHRRMMLPVHSLVCLAVFGLSLPLAISLFPQMSEIEASHLEPEIAMATDCKVLTYNKGL, encoded by the exons atgccttTCCGCATGTCAG GCTATGTGCCATTTGGAACACCAATC GTTGTTGGTCTTCTCCTTCCAAACCAGACTTTGGCCTCTACAGTGTTCTGGCAG TGGCTCAACCAGAGTCACAATGCCTGCGTGAACTACGCCAACCGCAATGCCACAAAG CCAACACCAACCTCAAAGTTTATTCAGGGATACCTGGGAGCCGTCACCAGTGCTGTTTCAATTGCA GTGGGTCTGAATGTACTTATCCAGAAATCCAGCAAATTTAACCCCGCCACCAGAATGTTGATACAGAGGTTTATCCCCTTCCCTGCTGTAG CCAGCGCGAACATCTGTAACGTGGCTCTAATGAGACACAATGAGCTGTCTGAGGGAATAGATGTGTTGGACAGCAACGGGAATGTAGTGGGATCCTCACGGATAGCTGCCAAACAT GCACTGATAGAGACGGCACTGACACGTGTAGCTCTACCGCTGCCAATCTTTGTCCTTCCACCAATCATAATGGCCTTCTTGGAAAA GCTTCCTCTGATGCAGGCCCATCGCAGGATGATGCTGCCTGTGCACAGTTTAGTGTGTCTGGCCGTCTTTGGTCTGTCCTTGCCACTTGCTATCAGCCTCTTCCCACAGATGTCAGAG ATAGAGGCATCTCACCTTGAGCCGGaaattgccatggcaacagatTGCAAGGTGCTGACTTACAACAAGGGACTgtga
- the zgc:153018 gene encoding transmembrane protein 179-like, producing MELDRRLLLAHCAAYTLSVIAGLLVVVPLALNGSAFKGRCALFSQGFWRTENLTVGEGESKAVTHLVVQQWGPLAACQFATFVGVFTVLYGAVQGWRSLFYLHRRHDDTLFSAFLTLLLSLCVLFLSGGASVTLTLGLVSWCNTVTDDNTRPYSCAESQSVPLYLDVETSSFYSELNCAQISLWCVTALWLAHSILSFLRLYHSHSQQISRPCLSREKELLLGQTQAECPIHHPHPHSHPSHTPSVFI from the exons ATGGAGCTGGATCGACGACTCTTGTTGGCTCACTGCGCCGCCTACACCCTGTCCGTTATCGCTGGACTCTTGGTGGTCGTACCGCTCGCCCTAAACGGATCCGCTTTCAAGGGAAGGTGCGCGCTGTTTAGTCAAGGATTCTGGAGGACGGAGAACCTCACGGTGGGCGAAGGAGAGTCCAAAGCGGTTACTCATCTGGTGGTGCAACAATGGGGTCCACTGGCCGCCTGTCAGTTCGCCACATTTGTCGGTGTGTTTACAGTGCTGTACGGCGCAGTTCAGGGCTGGAGGagcctgttctatctccatcgGCGGCATGACGA CACGCTGTTCTCTGCCTTCCTCACGCTGTTGCTGAGTCTATGTGTGTTGTTCCTCTCTGGAGGGGCCAGTGTCACTCTCACCCTGGGTCTGGTGTCCTGGTGCAACACTGTTACGGACGATAACACCAGACCCTACAG TTGTGCTGAGTCACAGTCTGTCCCTCTATATCTGGACGTTGAGACATCCTCTTTCTACTCTGAGCTCAATTGCGCGCAG ATCTCTCTGTGGTGTGTAACGGCTTTATGGTTGGCTCACTCTATTTTGTCCTTCCTGAGGCTCTACCATTCCCACAGTCAGCAGATCAGCAGACCGTGTTTATCCAGGGAGAAGGAACTCCTCCTGGGCCAAACACAAGCGgaatgtcctattcatcatccGCATCCACACTCGCACCCTTCACACACTCCCAGTGTTTTTATTTAG
- the ttc9c gene encoding tetratricopeptide repeat protein 9C, with protein sequence MDEKALDPTAGDDGSEAAASSSSCLGATGGSTSSRLDSQLQEAIRLKTEGNAFYREKNVRTAIGRYHRALLVLRGLDSEVNAALQGFGAQVPKLSQEQENLLRSTQVDCYNNLAACLLQREVVDYTRVLEYSLKVLQWRAGDIKALYRAGVASLELGDAQTARQYLIQASRGKPNDANVKKQLQRVEERLSQDYQKEKALYKGMFSKQKQGEEQLAEEKTQKLV encoded by the exons ATGGACGAAAAG GCTTTAGATCCTACTGCAGGGGATGATGGGTCAGAGGCAGCAGCCAGTTCTTCGTCATGTTTGGGAGCCACTGGAGGATCAACTAGTTCCCGTTTGGACTCACAGCTCCAGGAGGCCATTCGGTTAAAGACAGAGGGGAATGCATTCTACAGGGAGAAAAATGTGCGCACTGCCATCGGACGATATCATCGTGCTTTGCTTGTTCTTCGTGGCCTGGACTCTGAGGTGAACGCTGCCCTGCAAGGGTTTGGGGCTCAAGTGCCTAAACTGAGCCAGGAGCAGGAGAACCTGCTGAGGAGCACTCAAGTAGACTGCTATAATAATTTAGCAG catgTTTGCTACAGCGAGAAGTGGTGGACTATACCCGTGTGCTAGAGTACAGTCTGAAAGTGCTCCAGTGGAGGGCAGGTGACATTAAGGCCCTGTACAGAGCTGGTGTGGCTTCATTAGAACTGGGTGATGCTCAGACTGCTCGACAGTACCTCATACAGGCCAGCAGGGGGAAACCTAACG ATGCCAATGTAAAGAAACAGCTGCAGCGAGTGGAGGAGAGACTCAGCCAAGACTACCAGAAAGAGAAGGCACTGTACAAAGGCATGTTCAGCAAACAGAAACAGGGTGAGGAGCAGTTAGCAGAGGAGAAGACACAGAAACTGGTCTAA